DNA sequence from the Deltaproteobacteria bacterium genome:
CGAGGCGCGGGAAAATCTTGCCCGGGCGACGCGGGTCCATGAAAAGGCCCTCGCGGATATCATGAAACTGAGCGCCGAATGCAAATCCCTTCAGACCGATACGGTGAGCATCGATCGGGCCATTGCCGCGCGACCGGCTGATTTTACGCTGTTCTCCTTTCTTGAAAGACAGGCCGGTGAGGCCGGGCTGAAGGGCAATATCAAATATATGAAACCCTCGCTCTCCGCTGAAGGGACACCGTACAAGGAATCTTCCGTGGAGATGCGGCTCGAGGACGTCACCCTTGAACAGCTTGTCGAATACCTCTATCTTGTGGAATCACCGGCCTTCCTGGTTCACGTCAAGCGTATTTCGATCAAGCAGGGTGTCGGCGGTTCTGAATACCTCACAGCCCTGATCCATCTGGTAACCTACCAATAGGCAATGATATGAAAAGAAAATTACTGGTGGGCTATATTGTGTACGGCGTTCTGGTGACGGGACTTTTTCTCTGGTGGCTGTTCCCCGCCGAGATACTCATTGATTCCTTACGGTCGGCGGTTTCAGCGCGGGTCCCGGGGCTTGTGTTCAGCGTGGAAAAAGCGGGACTGAGCTTTCCTCCGGGAGTGAAATTACGGGACTGTACCTTCCAGTCGAAATCAAAACCCTCACTGTCGGTGATCCTTGACATGATAGAAGTGCGGCCGGCCCTGGGGAGCGTCATCTTCGGGGACAAGGCCATTCTGGTCCGGGCAAAGGCCTATGGCGGCACGATAAAGGCGAGGGTGACGGCCCCCGAGGGTGATGACGGGAATGGCACGGTCCGGGTTGATGCCGCGGCCGACGGCATAGAGGCGGGGAAATGTACCTGGATCGAAGTCCTGGCAGGACGGAAATTTCAGGGGTCGGTGACAGGGACCCTCGCATACGAGGGAACCGCGGCGAAACCGCTGGCAGGTTCGGGTGACCTTTCCCTTTCCATTAAGGACGGCGTGATCCCATTGGCGGGTGACCTGTTCGGATTCAGCGAGATACCCTTTGATACCCTGGAATCAAAGGCGACCATGAAGAACCGGGTCGTCAAGATCGACACCCTGAACATCAGGGGGCCGGCCGTGGGTGGTGAGTTTAACGGAAGGGTGTCGCTGCGTGAGCCCCTTGATATGAGTACCATGGCTCTCCAGGGAGATGTGAACGTGCATGCCCTGAACAGAACGATGAAAATTTCACTGACGGGGACAGTAGCAAAACCGATTCCAAGGGTGAGATGAGATCATGTTGACACGGTACCGCCCATTCGTCATTCTGCTGGCAATAACACTACTGTCCTACTTCTCCGTGGACATGTTCTACAGGATTATCAAGGCCGGCATGGTACGGGCCCTGCCCGGTACAATTGTCACGGAGATAAAACCGGACCGCAAAACGCAACGGCGGCCGACCTTGGATTCTTACCTGGTTATTTCCGACAGAAACCTCTTCGGTTCCGCCCGGAAGGAAAAGTTCGCCGCCGCCGAGCAGATCAATGTGGAGGAACTGAAGGAAACGGCCCTGAACCTGGCTCTCCTCGGAACGGTGTACAGCGGTGACGAAGGGGGATTTGCCGTCATTGAGGAAGTGGACAAGAAAAAACAGGGGTTGTATCGGATCGGCGATACCGTGGGCGAGGCGACCATCAAGAAGATCATGCGGGGCGTTGTTGTTCTCAGGGTCAAGAACAACGACGAGGTCCTGATGATGGAGGAACGGAAAAAAACGGCCTCCATCGCCGGTGAGGTGCCGGAGCCGGCGGAAATGTCTTCACCGTCATCCGTCACCGTCAGCAAAGCGGAGATCGAGAACGCTTTTCAGGACATGAATGCCGTCATGACGCAGGTCCGCATCCGGCCTTTTTTTACGGACGGGAAGCCGGATGGTTTCATGATCAGCAGGATCCAGAAGGGAAGCATCTTTGACCGGATGGGAATACAGAACGGCGACGTCGTGCAGGGTGTCAACAGCCAGGCGCTCAGCAGCGCCGACGACCTGCTCACCCTTTACCAGGAATTGAAAAGCGGTTCCGAGGTCCTGCTCAACATAAAGAGACGGGGGCAGGAGGAAACGCTGAAGTATGTGTTTGAGGAGTGAGAGACTAAGTGCCTGAGTTCCTGAGTACCAAAATGCGGGATTACGGATTATGGATTACGGAATAGGATTATGGATTAGGTTTTTCACCTCCCTTTCGTAAAGGGAGGCCGGGAGGGATTTATATACTTGAAAATCCCCCTCAATCCCCCTTTTGCAAAGGGGGACTTCCATAATACCAGGCACTCAGACACTCAGGCACTGCATTTTAAACTTATGTACAAATCATTTTTCGGTTTATTGGAGAACCCCTTCAACCTGACACCTGATCCCCGGTACCTCTATCTGGCTCCGCAGCATCGGGACGCGCTTAACCACCTGCTCTTCGGTGTCCATGAAAAGAAGGGATTCATCGTTATCACCGGCGGTGTCGGGACGGGCAAGACGACACTGTGCAGGGCATTTCTCGCCGCCCTTGACGAGAGGGTGTCGAGCGCCCTTATTTTCAATTCGGCCATATCGGATGTTGAACTGCTGCGGACGATCATGCAGGAGTTCGAGATACGGACGGGGAGAGGGAGGATATCGAAAAAGCGGTATATCGATGCTCTCAATCAGTTCCTGTTGAAGGAATTTGCCGAGGGAAGGAACGCCGTTCTCCTCATTGACGAAGCCCAGAATCTCTCACGAAATGTACTGGAACAGATACGGATGCTCTCGAACCTTGAAACGGACCGGGAAAAACTCCTGCAGATCGTATTGCTCGGCCAGCCCGAACTGGAAGATGTCCTGCGGTCTCCGTCCCTGCGCCAGCTCAATGAGCGGATCACGGTCCGCTATCACCTCGAGCCCCTGGACAGGCAACAGGTCGAGCAATATGTCGAACACCGGCTGTCGGTGGCCGCCGGTGAGAACAGGAACCTGCGGTTCGAGCCGGGCGCGTTCCGGACGATCCACTCCAATTCCCGTGGTATTCCGAGAAGGATCAATGTCATATGCGACCGCGCGCTGCTCATAGCCTACACGAAGGATACGGCCATTGTGGACAGGGCGATCGTTGAAGAAGCCGTGGCGGACATCGGCGGCGGATACATGAAGATTCCCGGGTATGAAAAAGGTCCCGCCACGGATCGTGTTGTTTCCCTGCTCGTTCTGCTCGTTTTCGCCATCCTTCTGCTGATCGGTACGATATACTCAGGCCTGCTCTGAGAGCGGTGCCGCGAAACAATAAGGAAGATGACCGATTGAAATGAGCTATATCCACGACGCGCTGAAAAAGGCACAGAAGGAGAAGGACAGCCTCTACCGGAATTATGCCGGCGTTATAACGGCGGCGGGATCGGAGAAAAAGCGCGGCGGGCCGCTGCGTATCTCAATCGCCGGGATCCTTTCAATAGTGCTTGCCTTGGCGGCCCTTTCACTGTTAGGATACAGCTTTTCTTTGAAAGGGGAGAAGGTGGCGACGGCCGGTGTAGAACAGAACACGGCCGTTTCCATGCCGGCCGCCGGAGAAGTGGAGAAGGTCGTTCCGGCGACCCCTGAGGGAGCGGAAGAGAACGCGGCCGGCACGGCAGCGATCGATGATGTTGTAATGCTTTACGAGGACGGCCTCGAATGGCAGCGCGCCGGTGATCTGCTGAAGGCGGAGGTGACGTACCGGAAAGTGCTGGAGATCGACCCGACCTTCTCCCGTGCCCTGAATAATCTCGGTGTCATCGCCATGGCCGGCAACCGGAACGCGGAAGCCCTGATGCTTTTTGAACGGGCCCGGGAGGCAGGGAAGGGCTATGTCGACCCCGCATACAATATGGCCTGTCTGTATGCACGCATGGGAAGGGTCGGCGACGCCATGGAAAACCTGAAGGAAGCGGTTCGGCTTGACGAGTCGGTGCTGCAATGGGCACAGACCGATCCCGACCTGGCGAAGCTCCGGTCAACGGTCGATTATCGTGAATATTTTACTCAGAATCGGGGAGGGTAGAACGGGATAGATATGAAGAAATCAGTAAGAACCTTGATGACGATCGCTGTGGCACTGGTCTTAATCGTTGCTTCGATGCCGGCGGGAACCGTCATGGGAGCCCGGGTGACCGGAAACGACGACGTGGTTCCCACGGTACAGGACCGGGAAGAGACAACGCCGGCGGCGGAAGCGGCGCCTGCCCGTCCCGAGGC
Encoded proteins:
- a CDS encoding PDZ domain-containing protein; amino-acid sequence: MLTRYRPFVILLAITLLSYFSVDMFYRIIKAGMVRALPGTIVTEIKPDRKTQRRPTLDSYLVISDRNLFGSARKEKFAAAEQINVEELKETALNLALLGTVYSGDEGGFAVIEEVDKKKQGLYRIGDTVGEATIKKIMRGVVVLRVKNNDEVLMMEERKKTASIAGEVPEPAEMSSPSSVTVSKAEIENAFQDMNAVMTQVRIRPFFTDGKPDGFMISRIQKGSIFDRMGIQNGDVVQGVNSQALSSADDLLTLYQELKSGSEVLLNIKRRGQEETLKYVFEE
- a CDS encoding tetratricopeptide repeat protein, translating into MSYIHDALKKAQKEKDSLYRNYAGVITAAGSEKKRGGPLRISIAGILSIVLALAALSLLGYSFSLKGEKVATAGVEQNTAVSMPAAGEVEKVVPATPEGAEENAAGTAAIDDVVMLYEDGLEWQRAGDLLKAEVTYRKVLEIDPTFSRALNNLGVIAMAGNRNAEALMLFERAREAGKGYVDPAYNMACLYARMGRVGDAMENLKEAVRLDESVLQWAQTDPDLAKLRSTVDYREYFTQNRGG
- a CDS encoding AAA family ATPase; protein product: MYKSFFGLLENPFNLTPDPRYLYLAPQHRDALNHLLFGVHEKKGFIVITGGVGTGKTTLCRAFLAALDERVSSALIFNSAISDVELLRTIMQEFEIRTGRGRISKKRYIDALNQFLLKEFAEGRNAVLLIDEAQNLSRNVLEQIRMLSNLETDREKLLQIVLLGQPELEDVLRSPSLRQLNERITVRYHLEPLDRQQVEQYVEHRLSVAAGENRNLRFEPGAFRTIHSNSRGIPRRINVICDRALLIAYTKDTAIVDRAIVEEAVADIGGGYMKIPGYEKGPATDRVVSLLVLLVFAILLLIGTIYSGLL
- the gspN gene encoding type II secretion system protein GspN; translation: MKRKLLVGYIVYGVLVTGLFLWWLFPAEILIDSLRSAVSARVPGLVFSVEKAGLSFPPGVKLRDCTFQSKSKPSLSVILDMIEVRPALGSVIFGDKAILVRAKAYGGTIKARVTAPEGDDGNGTVRVDAAADGIEAGKCTWIEVLAGRKFQGSVTGTLAYEGTAAKPLAGSGDLSLSIKDGVIPLAGDLFGFSEIPFDTLESKATMKNRVVKIDTLNIRGPAVGGEFNGRVSLREPLDMSTMALQGDVNVHALNRTMKISLTGTVAKPIPRVR